CAGGCCACCGATGCGCAGCGCACCAAGCTAGAGCGCGCTGCGGAGGTGTGCCCGGTGAAGAAGAGCCTTCACCCAGATGTCGAGTTGGATGTGAAGTTCGTATATCCGTAAAGTGGATGCGCTTGTCTCGCTGCGTTCGAGTTCTCATGAGGGGAATCGCTAGGTCTGCACACGAAGGACAGACACGTCTCGCTACGCTCGCTTGTGTCAGTCCCTCATTTGCATGGGAGGAGAGAAGTATGTCGTTAACGCCATCGACCATGATTCCACTGGGCACGCCCGCGCCGGATTTCTCGTTGCCGGACACGGTAAGCGGTGGCGTTGTTTCATTGAAAGACTTCAAGGAAGACAAAGCCCTCCTGGTCATGTTCATCTGCAATCACTGTCCGTACGTGAAACATGTCGCGGGAGAACTTGCGCGGATTGGCAGAGACTACGCAGACAAGCCCTTGGGGATTGTGGCGATCTCGTCGAACAACGTGAAGACGCATCCCGCCGACAGCCCCGACAAAATGGCGATGGAAGCCAAGGCGCAGGGGTATACGTTTCCGTATCTCTATGACGAATCACAAGAAGTCGCTCGTGCCTACAGCGCCGCGTGCACGCCCGATTTCTTCCTCTTCGACGCCGCTCAAAAGCTTGTCTATCGTGGTCAATTGGATGACAGCCGTCCGGGAAACGATACGCCCGTAACCGGCAGGGATTTGCGCGCTGCCATCGACGCGACGCTTGAAGGAAAGCCCGTGACAGGGCAGCAGAGGCCAAGCGTCGGTTGTAACATCAAGTGGAAATGACAACGCTGCGGCGCAATGCGATTCCTTAGTCCTTGGACTTGAAGTGATCAAATCCTCCGCGTGCTAGTTCCTCTCCGTCGAGGCGCACGCCGGTCCATTGTCCGGTGAGCTCGCCGACTACGTTAAGCTTCCAGCCGAACTCTCGCTCGAACGAGGCGAGCACTTCCTCCGCCTGCGCGGTATCAACGGTGAACGCAAGCTCGTAGTCTTCACCGCCAGCCGTTATGAACGGCATTGGATCGAGGCCGTGGTTTTCGCAGTACGCCTTAATCTCAGGAGAGGGCACGAGCGTCTCGCGCCGCAGGTCAATCCCCACGTTGTTGGCCTTCGCGATGTGCCCCAGGTCTTGCACGAGTCCGTCGCTGATGTCGATCATCGCATGCACGCTGTTCTTTCCGCAGAGCCATTGTCCCTCGGCGATACGGGGCTTGGGCCGGAGATGCGCCTCGATCAGTTTGGGTTCGTCGTGCCCCTTCTCCAGAGCGTGCAACCCTGCCGCCGATAATCCGAGCGGGCCGGACACAACAACGAGGTCGCCGTAGCGCGCGCCTTTTCGTTTAAGGCAGCGCCCGCCCGACGGTTCGCCCATCACCGTCACATCGATGGTCAGAGGTCCCGGCGAGCGCGTTGTATCGCCGCCGACGATGACCGCGCCCGAGCGCGCCAGGGCAGCCGACAACCCTTCGCATA
Above is a window of Candidatus Hydrogenedentota bacterium DNA encoding:
- a CDS encoding thioredoxin family protein, producing MSLTPSTMIPLGTPAPDFSLPDTVSGGVVSLKDFKEDKALLVMFICNHCPYVKHVAGELARIGRDYADKPLGIVAISSNNVKTHPADSPDKMAMEAKAQGYTFPYLYDESQEVARAYSAACTPDFFLFDAAQKLVYRGQLDDSRPGNDTPVTGRDLRAAIDATLEGKPVTGQQRPSVGCNIKWK
- the thiL gene encoding thiamine-phosphate kinase — protein: MRTIGEIGEFGMIERLARVLPSSSGVVEGIGDDCAIVRVSDRLLLVSCDLFVEDVHFRRSTAGPLDIGWKAAATAVSDIAAMGGVPLYAVVSLACPSDTGVVYLEQICEGLSAALARSGAVIVGGDTTRSPGPLTIDVTVMGEPSGGRCLKRKGARYGDLVVVSGPLGLSAAGLHALEKGHDEPKLIEAHLRPKPRIAEGQWLCGKNSVHAMIDISDGLVQDLGHIAKANNVGIDLRRETLVPSPEIKAYCENHGLDPMPFITAGGEDYELAFTVDTAQAEEVLASFEREFGWKLNVVGELTGQWTGVRLDGEELARGGFDHFKSKD